From Drosophila virilis strain 15010-1051.87 chromosome X, Dvir_AGI_RSII-ME, whole genome shotgun sequence, the proteins below share one genomic window:
- the Tmf gene encoding TATA element modulatory factor, translating into MSWFEKAKTVLIEALDIQDDDNKATDHVGSGIAGTAASSSSSATSTPGAKAATPSTLATSAIDGATFYDNPHANEMVTIPPRASDASTPATANLFAKRQSATSDSVDLLSSPSPTSPTGADCLHNSESSLELITAPTTASEMNMSPDTDPSLPDSIVIIASNDTSDNADGDDDDDDEDADNGDDDDDGDDGQPLNLDHDDHSLHLNDSTKTMKALVFSDTQTTVNVAGAGADSDSTQSFEDIQLQVSHKSKSAGSPASTEACQHGSKTELPDQSYSSTSSDIEIISNPNGDSSTNSTTTRTSPQKFKELCGGSVKGHAHGLHGLKSKGHHREPSEISLLSEDSQSELDKLVHRISELNQVIEAREQRLLQSERQNAELLERNQQLCAHVEAAKNSANSSEANEAVQRLSALEKKFQASIRERDALRIQIKSLKDELLNKIPKDELTECNEMITALQSEGEKLSKEILQQSNIIKKLRAKEKTSDTLLKKNGEQISQLSSESERLKKSLAAKEEMERTQIEAVCRMTNEKRRVDEENAECRSRIEDLQSKLAALQASFDGVKGDLQQRQRHEQNQMQAENQEYVQQLSDMREKLRVTEHNMVKREQQMREEKRDLLRRLEAAELRAESSTQELSVSTTPLIRQIESLQKTLNQRTASWNKDEQQLLQKLEDAQSQLHSLQQLETVQQEKQELLRTRCDLLEEKLANALMQSESAKIQLRQQELDATIKENDYKSQLSTLQTQLKQRQDKQEQLAEQCQQLEAELRKLHAFQRSSELTVEAVKASSELSENRCQKPLHVSPPLSLADESGSNEDTLGGIIDWQGDDLECASNSGRQQSGMIQGVHLSFLAGNTTTLEHLQALLKQRDGELTHLQWELSRLQAERGVLDNEISNLTMEMETLKEKVQSYEAMEKCYEDLQHRYDALLQMYGEKVERTEELELDLVELKQAYKIQIDELLAAPPPNLQRTPKHT; encoded by the exons ATGAGTTGGTTCGAAAAAGCCAAAACTGTTCTAATTGAGGCGCTGGATATCCAAGATGATGACAACAAGGCAACAGATCACGTTGGCAGTGGCATCGCTGGCACTgcggcgagcagcagcagcagtgcaaCATCCACGCCCGGCGCCAAGGCAGCAACGCCAAGCACTTTGGCCACTTCAGCAATAGATGGGGCCACGTTCTATGATAATCCGCATGCCAACGAGATGGTAACTATTCCGCCCAGAGCGAGCGATGCCTCAACGCCAGCCACGGCCAATCTGTTTGCGAAACGGCAGTCAGCCACGTCAGATTCCGTGGACTTGCTATCATCGCCATCGCCCACGTCGCCAACTGGCGCCGATTGTTTACACAACTCCGAGTCGTCATTGGAGCTAATAACAGCGCCGACAACGGCTAGTGAAATGAATATGTCGCCCGACACAGATCCATCGCTGCCAGATAGTATAGTCATCATAGCCAGCAATGACACGTCTGACAATGCGGATGgcgatgatgacgatgacgacgaggaTGCTGATAATggcgatgacgatgatgacggGGACGATGGGCAACCGCTTAACTTGGATCATGATGATCACTCACTGCATTTGAATG ATTCTACCAAAACCATGAAGGCATTGGTATTTAGCGACACACAGACCACTGTTAATGTGGCTGGCGCTGGTGCTGATTCGGATTCTACGCAAAGTTTTGAAGACATCCAGCTTCAGGTAAGCCACAAAAGCAAGTCGGCAGGCAGTCCGGCCAGCACAGAGGCATGCCAGCATGGCAGCAAAACGGAGCTGCCCGACCAGAGCTACTCGTCCACATCATCGGACATTGAGATCATTTCGAATCCAAACGGTGATTCCAGCACAAATAGCACCACAACGCGCACCAGTCCCCAAAAGTTCAAAGAGCTTTGCGGCGGAAGTGTTAAGGGCCATGCGCATGGCCTGCATGGCCTTAAAAGCAAGGGACATCACCGAGAGCCATCGGAGATCTCGCTGCTGTCGGAGGACTCACAGTCTGAACTGGATAAGCTAGTGCATCGCATTAGCGAGCTGAATCAGGTTATTGAGGCGCGAGAGCAGCGTCTGCTGCAATCAGAGCGCCAAAATGCGGAGCTGCTTGAGCGCAACCAGCAGCTTTGCGCCCATGTGGAGGCGGCCAAGAACAGCGCCAATAGCAGCGAAGCCAATGAGGCAGTGCAGCGTCTGTCGGCGCTGGAGAAGAAGTTTCAGGCGAGCATACGCGAACGGGATGCGTTGCGCATACAAATCAAGAGCCTTAAGGACGAGCTGCTCAACAAGATACCCAAGGATGAGCTGACCGAATGCAATGAAATGATCACTGCACTTCAGTCTGAGGGCGAGAAACTGTCCAAGGAGATACTGCAGCAGTcgaacattattaaaaagctACGCGCCAAGGAGAAGACATCCGATACGCTACTAAAGAAGAATGGCGAGCAAATTTCACAGCTATCCAGCGAATCCGAGCGCTTGAAAAAATCGCTGGCCGCCAAAGAGGAAATGGAACGCACTCAAATTGAGGCTGTTTGCCGCATGACCAATGAGAAACGGCGCGTAGATGAGGAAAATGctgaatgccgaagtcgcatCGAGGACTTGCAGTCCAAGCTGGCGGCGCTGCAGGCAAGCTTTGATGGTGTGAAAGGTGAtctgcagcagcgccagcggcaCGAACAGAACCAAATGCAGGCCGAGAATCAGGAGTATGTGCAGCAGTTGAGTGATATGCGCGAAAAGCTGCGCGTTACCGAGCACAACATGGTCAAGCGGGAGCAGCAGATGCGCGAGGAGAAACGCGATTTACTACGTCGTCTGGAAGCGGCCGAATTGCGTGCCGAGAGCAGTACGCAGGAGCTGAGCGTGTCGACAACGCCGCTCATACGGCAAATCGAGTCGCTGCAAAAGACGCTAAATCAGCGCACCGCCAGCTGGAACAAAGatgagcaacagctgctgcaaaaGCTGGAGGATGCGCAGTCTCAGTTGCAttcgctgcagcagctcgaaACAGTGCAGCAAGAAAAACAGGAACTGTTGCGCACACGCTGCGACCTGCTTGAGGAGAAGTTAGCCAATGCGCTCATGCAGTCGGAGAGCGCAAAAATACAGCTTCGCCAGCAGGAGCTGGATGCTACAATCAAAGAAAACGACTACAAAAG CCAATTAAGCACACTCCAGACGCAACTGAAGCAGCGCCAGGAcaaacaggagcaattggccgAACAGTGCCAGCAGCTCGAGGCGGAGCTGCGGAAACTGCACGCCTTTCAGCGGAGCAGCGAGCTAACCGTGGAGGCAGTCAAGGCCAGCAGCGAGCTGTCAGAGAACCGCTGCCAGAAGCCGCTGCACGTCTCGCCGCCGCTCAGCCTGGCTGATGAGAGCGGCTCCAATGAGGATACACTGGGCGGAATTATTGACTGGCAGGGC gatgatttggaatgtgcATCCAATAGTGGACGACAGCAGTCGGGCATGATTCAGGGCGTGCATTTGAGTTTTCTGGCCGGCAACACCACAACGCTGGAGCATCTGCAGGCGCTGCTTAAGCAGCGCGATGGCGAATTAACGCATCTGCAGTGGGAACTGTCGCGTCTGCAGGCGGAACGCGGCGTGCTGGACAATGAAATATCAAATTTGACGATGGAAATGGAGACG TTGAAGGAGAAAGTGCAATCATACGAGGCCATGGAGAAATGCTATGAGGATCTGCAGCATCGCTACGATGCGCTGTTGCAGATGTACGGCGAGAAGGTTGAGCGGACCGAGGAGCTAGAACTGGATCTGGTAGAGTTAAAGCAGGCgtataaaatacaaatcgaTGAGCTGCTCGCAGCGCCGCCACCAAATCTGCAGCGAACGCCCAAGCACACATGA
- the LOC6633523 gene encoding E3 ubiquitin-protein ligase znrf2 yields MGQKASTPATSGQQSPRSRTFSSSSTGATATDTTPQSSAVGGRGGDAGQGFNLLRTLPGLQVYHHHHNQQNSTSIDRQRARSLSSVPDIQQQQQQQQQQQQQQQQQQQQQQQQQGSTTYPHTHPAVSVSVSANSNSNSFQVAAGNNNGSSAAAQSYMQQRRAFGDSIREMSMTGANIVESIAMAASATSANGIGRVYTATSLPSHIWSFNGIKCPVCNKFVLPDDIECHLVMCLTKPRLSYNEDTLMDAKGECVICLEDLSPGDTIARLPCLCIYHKGCIDRWFEVNRSCPEHPGD; encoded by the exons ATGGGTCAAAAGGCAAGCACACCAGCGACCAGCGGCCAGCAGAGCCCACGCTCCAGAACATTTTCCAGCAGCTCAACGGGTGCAACCGCAACCGACACAACGCCGCAAAGTTCAGCGGTTGGTGGCCGCGGCGGCGATGCCGGTCAGGGATTTAACTTGCTGCGCACACTGCCGGGTCTGCAGGTCTATCACCACCATCATAATCAGCAGAACTCCACGTCCATAGACCGACAGCGTGCTCGCAGCCTTAGCTCTGTGCCAGAtatacaacagcagcagcagcagcaacaacaacaacagcagcagcagcaacaacaacagcagcaacagcaacaacagcagggaTCCACAACGTATCCGCACACACATCCCGCCGTCTCAGTCTCTGTGTCAGCTAATTCAAATAGCAATAGTTTCCAAGTGGCagccggcaacaacaacggctcATCGGCTGCCGCACAAAGCTACATGCAACAGAGACGCGCTTTTGGTGACTCAATACGC GAGATGTCCATGACCGGCGCCAATATCGTTGAGAGCATCGCAATGGCCGCATCTGCAACATCTGCGAATGGCATCGGTCGTGTGTACACAGCGACATCGCTGCCATCGCACATTTGGTCCTTCAATG GCATCAAGTGTCCCGTGTGCAATAAGTTCGTGTTGCCAGACGATATTGAATGCCATTTAGTTATGTGCCTAACAAAACCCAGACTCTCATATAATG AGGATACATTAATGGACGCCAAGGGCGAGTGCGTCATATGCCTTGAAGACTTGAGTCCAGGTGATACAATTGCTCGATTGCCATGTCTATGCATATACCACAAAGG CTGCATTGATCGTTGGTTTGAGGTGAATCGCTCCTGTCCCGAGCATCCAGGAGATTAG
- the mAChR-C gene encoding D(1) dopamine receptor isoform X1: MASKEYESSAQLLHNWLSQNASLTLLGINGTHQLEDTLINATTPADLLQEEEQQQQQQQQQHIGVGLLLWLIINAIIFVFILVGNALTIVAVRTCRNLRSVISNIFILSLAISDFIVGIALPYHVVFYMGNGLDLGRLRGFCLFRFFLFICACCVSILTLISIAVDRYIAVMYALHYRRYMTRRVAYLIITCNWCVGALVALIPIFWNKWSEAQGCEFDEVLLPWYVAGIITPGFVIIWICMLVFYWRIMREASKQAKRLRQSVVYNTHSSHSMLHPDWKSVQIVVFIMGCFTLCWLPYFCVAIAQLFRVCRSNSMIYKAAFSLAMANSALNPIIYSWKNAGFRRAFAKTLCCKSASCCHVDADLELHLPSESVKQRIDSNSYPAIKANEPTEKTLNSVPGSAINQ, from the exons ATGGCCAGCAAAGAGTACGAGAGCAGCGCACAGCTGCTCCACAATTGGCTAAGCCAGAATGCCAGCCTAACATTGTTAGGCATTAATGGTACACACCAATTGGAGGATACCTTAATAAATGCCACAACACCAGCTGATCTGCTCCAGGAGgaggaacaacagcaacagcaacagcagcagcagcacattgGCGTGGGCCTGTTGCTCTGGCTGATCATCAATGCCATcatctttgtttttatactgGTCGGCAATGCACTCACAATTGTCGCGGTGCGCACCTGCCGGAATCTACGCTCGGTTATATCGAATATATTCATACTCTCATTGGCCATTTCTGATTTCATTGTGGGCATTGCATTGCCCTATCATGTGGTATTCTACATGGGCAACGGCTTGGATTTGGGCAGGCTGCGCGGCTTCTGCCTGTTCCGTTTCTTTCTCTTCATCTGCGCCTGCTGCGTCTCCATACTGACGCTCATCTCGATCGCCGTCGATCGCTACATTGCCGTCATGTACGCCCTGCACTATAGACG CTATATGACACGTCGCGTGGCCTACTTGATCATCACGTGCAACTGGTGTGTGGGCGCTCTGGTGGCGCTAATACCCATCTTTTGGAACAAATGGTCGGAGGCGCAGGGCTGTGAGTTTGACGAGGTGCTGCTGCCGTGGTATGTGGCTGGCATTATAACGCCCGGATTCGTTATTATCTGGATATGCATGCTGGTCTTCTATTGGCGCATTATGCGCGAGGCATCCAAGCAGGCGAAGCGGCTGCGCCAGTCTGTGGTCTACAACACgcacagcagccacagcatgCTGCATCCGGATTGGAAGAGCGTCCAGATTGTGGTCTTCATCATGGGCTGCTTTACACTCTGCTGGCTGCCCTATTTCTGTGTGGCAATTGCTCAGCTGTTCCGCGTTTGCCGCAGCAATTCGATGATCTACAAGGCGGCCTTCTCCCTGGCCATGGCCAACTCGGCACTCAATCCCATTATCTACTCATGGAAGAATGCCGGCTTTCGGAGGGCCTTTGCCAAAACACTGTGCTGCAAGTCCGCCAGCTGCTGTCACGTCGACGCCGATCTGGAGCTGCATTTGCCCTCGGAAAGCGTTAAGCAGCGCATCGATAGCAACAGCTATCCAGCGATAAAAGCTAACGAGCCTACAGAAAAAACCCTTAACTCAGTGCCAGGAAGcgcaataaatcaataa
- the mAChR-C gene encoding beta-1 adrenergic receptor isoform X2, translated as MTRRVAYLIITCNWCVGALVALIPIFWNKWSEAQGCEFDEVLLPWYVAGIITPGFVIIWICMLVFYWRIMREASKQAKRLRQSVVYNTHSSHSMLHPDWKSVQIVVFIMGCFTLCWLPYFCVAIAQLFRVCRSNSMIYKAAFSLAMANSALNPIIYSWKNAGFRRAFAKTLCCKSASCCHVDADLELHLPSESVKQRIDSNSYPAIKANEPTEKTLNSVPGSAINQ; from the coding sequence ATGACACGTCGCGTGGCCTACTTGATCATCACGTGCAACTGGTGTGTGGGCGCTCTGGTGGCGCTAATACCCATCTTTTGGAACAAATGGTCGGAGGCGCAGGGCTGTGAGTTTGACGAGGTGCTGCTGCCGTGGTATGTGGCTGGCATTATAACGCCCGGATTCGTTATTATCTGGATATGCATGCTGGTCTTCTATTGGCGCATTATGCGCGAGGCATCCAAGCAGGCGAAGCGGCTGCGCCAGTCTGTGGTCTACAACACgcacagcagccacagcatgCTGCATCCGGATTGGAAGAGCGTCCAGATTGTGGTCTTCATCATGGGCTGCTTTACACTCTGCTGGCTGCCCTATTTCTGTGTGGCAATTGCTCAGCTGTTCCGCGTTTGCCGCAGCAATTCGATGATCTACAAGGCGGCCTTCTCCCTGGCCATGGCCAACTCGGCACTCAATCCCATTATCTACTCATGGAAGAATGCCGGCTTTCGGAGGGCCTTTGCCAAAACACTGTGCTGCAAGTCCGCCAGCTGCTGTCACGTCGACGCCGATCTGGAGCTGCATTTGCCCTCGGAAAGCGTTAAGCAGCGCATCGATAGCAACAGCTATCCAGCGATAAAAGCTAACGAGCCTACAGAAAAAACCCTTAACTCAGTGCCAGGAAGcgcaataaatcaataa